From a region of the Triticum aestivum cultivar Chinese Spring chromosome 7D, IWGSC CS RefSeq v2.1, whole genome shotgun sequence genome:
- the LOC100682414 gene encoding dolichyl-diphosphooligosaccharide--protein glycosyltransferase subunit DAD2, translated as MPKPAGDAKLLIQSLTKAYAATPTNLKIIDLYVVFAVATALVQVVYMGIVGSFPFNSFLSGVLSCIGTAVLGVCLRIQVNKDNKEFKDLPPERAFADFVLCNLVLHLVIMNFLG; from the exons ATGCCGAAGCCCGCGGGGGACGCCAAGCTCCTGATCCAGTCCCTCACCAAGGCATACGCCGCCACGCCCACGAATCTCAAG ATCATTGACCTGTACGTGGTTTTCGCCGTCGCAACTGCCCTGGTTCAG GTCGTTTACATGGGAATAGTTGGGTCATTCCCCTTCAACTCTTTCCTGTCTGGTGTCCTGTCATGCATTGGAACTGCAGTGCTTGGTg TTTGCCTCCGTATCCAAGTCAACAAGGACAACAAGGAATTCAAG GATCTTCCCCCGGAAAGAGCCTTTGCTGATTTCGTCCTGTGCAATCTGGTGCTCCACCTGGTGATCATGAACTTCCTCGGATGA
- the LOC123170626 gene encoding uncharacterized protein — MLVFYIKPKQRRPSPPTTQSCLTQLSLQTKAQALTEPTQPKPRANPHAGGRRPRPTTMPGDASSPTSTAAAALAQAEADLSAGRLRAAQRHARRAARLDPDSAAASVLLAATSVLLADAGSPRATLLLPEDPKSSLASDPDAIRRHYKSLSRSLRPGDGASSYPAAAAAAQEALRRAADAYAALKEEREAPPTFWTACAGCRLLHEFDRQYVGFRLTCPSCRRSFLAAEVPPPPPPKKHKAEKTLAEMQLQLAKRKGKDQRAAQSSSSGDSDEPSELEVPEEEPDSYHSGQMAVEDSDFYNFDADRMEKCFKRGQVWALYGDDDGMPRHYALVETASPGRQFRAQIRWLEHQPDGKEGKPCGAFKVGREVTVHSVNVFSHLVACERVAREAYRVYPKKGSVWALHAGEYADTGRPKYDFVVFLSGYSEVHGISFGYLEKVEGFRSIFARREIGVRAVQYLREGDVGLLSHQTPARKVSKGEASTLPRGDCWELDPASLPAELLHA, encoded by the coding sequence ATGTTAGTTTTCTACATAAAGCCCAAACAAAGACGACCCAGCCCACCTACGACACAAAGCTGCCTTACTCAACTCTCACTCCAAACCAAAGCCCAAGCCCTGACCGAACCCACCCAACCAAAGCCGCGAGCAAACCCTCACGCCGGCGGCCGCCGCCCCCGGCCGACGACGATGCCCGGCGACGCCTCCTCGCCGACCTCCACGGCGGCCGCGGCGCTGGCGCAGGCGGAGGCCGACCTCTCCgcgggccgcctccgcgccgcgCAGAGGCacgcccgccgcgccgcccgcctcgaCCCCGACTCCGCAGCCGCCTCCGTCCTCCTCGCCGCCACCTCCGTcctcctcgccgacgccggctCCCCCCGCGCCACCCTCCTCCTCCCCGAGGACCCCAAGTCCTCCCTCGCCAGCGACCCCGACGCCATCCGGCGCCACTACAAGTCCCTCTCCAGATCCCTCCGCCCCGGCGACGGCGCCTCCTCCTACCCCGCGGCCGCCGCGGCGGCGCAGGAGGCGCTCCGCCGCGCGGCCGACGCCTACGCCGCGCTcaaggaggagcgggaggcgccgCCCACCTTCTGGACGGCCTGCGCCGGCTGCCGCCTCCTCCACGAGTTCGACCGGCAGTACGTGGGCTTCCGCCTCACCTGCCCCTCCTGCCGCCGGTCGTTCCTCGCCGCCGAGGtgccccctcctccgccgcccaagAAGCACAAGGCGGAGAAGACGCTCGCCGAGATGCAGCTCCAGCTCGCCAAGAGAAAAGGGAAAGACCAGAGGGCCGCACAGAGCTCATCCAGTGGCGATTCTGACGAGCCGTCGGAACTGGAGGTGCCCGAGGAGGAGCCGGATAGCTATCACTCGGGGCAGATGGCTGTGGAGGACTCAGACTTCTACAACTTCGACGCCGACCGCATGGAGAAGTGCTTCAAGAGAGGCCAGGTCTGGGCATTGTATGGGGACGACGATGGAATGCCGCGGCACTATGCGCTGGTGGAGACGGCATCGCCGGGCAGGCAGTTCCGTGCCCAGATACGGTGGCTGGAGCACCAGCCTGACGGGAAGGAGGGGAAGCCATGTGGGGCATTCAAGGTCGGGAGAGAAGTGACCGTGCACTCGGTGAACGTCTTCTCGCATCTTGTCGCCTGCGAGAGGGTGGCAAGGGAGGCATACCGTGTTTACCCCAAAAAGGGGTCAGTCTGGGCGCTCCATGCCGGAGAGTACGCCGACACCGGGAGGCCCAAGTATGACTTTGTGGTGTTCCTTAGCGGGTACAGTGAGGTCCACGGCATCAGCTTCGGCTACCTGGAGAAGGTGGAGGGTTTCAGGAGCATCTTTGCCCGCCGCGAGATCGGTGTCCGTGCCGTTCAGTACCTCCGGGAGGGCGATGTTGGGTTGCTTTCGCATCAGACACCGGCGAGGAAAGTCTCCAAGGGTGAGGCCTCGACGCTGCCTCGTGGTGATTGCTGGGAGCTTGACCCTGCATCCTTGCCTGCTGAATTGCTGCATGCCTAG